One Sphingobacteruim zhuxiongii DNA window includes the following coding sequences:
- a CDS encoding fibrobacter succinogenes major paralogous domain-containing protein, producing the protein METINLRNFLILFLAVPLMLFSCTSKQDALDNQQTELSILRMESNVYESTAVVFSGGALRASEVSNPSLVNRGLSQSLVAAHSELLSVASEREALGSAKQLQGSLGEKKSEIIKTYSSLIKLENGVAYRMLLYRVVNNSERFDQAVDLVSGVSTTISLSQGVHYRWYAYSFNSPEVLPTVLDMNNPSVNSRFDQPLLYTSGNFTAVAGEQALDLVFKHELAKVQIDLDVRGLNADIVSVTAKFASSYVVQTGSFDLKRGTMGAAQNRLELQQLPLSFTKDKDQTKGRLQVAYYHAFPNTSHAAFTINLTELTVKYESGGSRQLINNSTSKTVDFCGYSPAIGRTSLATINFLEGGFTIAGVTWSKANLYYDGSSASYKFREDCSYNYFRNLNSYGLLEYPDKFTQNYAASDYWYWMSLLPNQRRSNWLSTGDDPCKLVKPEGVWRLPTDADFGNLANQANTTEELGYDVIGDASTRYVKYKNKSNTNFLKLKFDGKYNSSLSALEMPNYLYLWTSSKTSKTNGEVAIYFRHDFGTNNGYTSTVADNLNYRQYNIRCVR; encoded by the coding sequence ATGGAAACTATAAACCTACGAAACTTTTTAATCCTATTTTTGGCCGTACCGCTGATGTTATTTTCCTGTACTTCGAAACAAGATGCGCTGGATAATCAGCAGACAGAACTATCGATTCTACGAATGGAATCAAACGTTTACGAGTCTACAGCGGTCGTTTTTTCTGGCGGTGCGCTGCGCGCAAGTGAAGTCAGTAATCCAAGTCTTGTTAATCGAGGCTTGTCCCAATCGCTGGTTGCTGCTCACTCGGAGCTGTTAAGTGTGGCAAGTGAACGGGAGGCTTTGGGAAGCGCTAAGCAACTGCAAGGTAGTCTTGGAGAAAAAAAGAGTGAAATTATTAAAACTTATTCGTCCTTAATTAAGTTAGAAAATGGCGTTGCCTACCGCATGTTGCTTTACCGCGTGGTGAACAATTCGGAGCGTTTTGATCAGGCGGTTGATTTGGTGTCGGGGGTGTCGACGACAATCTCATTAAGTCAGGGGGTACATTACCGCTGGTATGCCTATTCTTTCAATTCTCCTGAAGTACTTCCGACGGTCTTGGATATGAATAACCCCAGCGTAAACAGTCGGTTCGATCAGCCACTGCTCTATACCTCGGGTAACTTTACTGCCGTCGCTGGGGAACAGGCCTTAGACCTTGTTTTTAAACATGAACTTGCAAAGGTGCAAATTGACTTAGACGTCCGCGGTTTAAATGCGGATATTGTTTCTGTGACGGCCAAATTTGCGTCAAGCTATGTTGTGCAAACTGGTAGCTTCGATCTAAAGCGTGGAACGATGGGTGCAGCTCAAAATAGGCTGGAGTTGCAGCAGCTTCCCTTGAGTTTCACGAAGGATAAAGATCAAACGAAAGGGCGCCTGCAAGTTGCATATTATCATGCTTTCCCAAATACAAGCCATGCAGCCTTTACCATTAACTTGACTGAACTAACCGTTAAGTATGAGTCGGGTGGTTCGCGCCAACTCATCAATAATTCGACAAGCAAGACGGTAGATTTTTGCGGTTATTCGCCTGCTATTGGCCGAACATCATTGGCTACTATCAACTTTTTGGAAGGAGGATTTACAATTGCAGGTGTCACCTGGTCCAAAGCGAATCTTTACTATGATGGGTCGTCGGCCAGTTATAAATTTCGGGAAGATTGCAGTTATAATTATTTTAGGAATCTCAATAGTTATGGCTTGCTGGAATATCCGGACAAATTCACGCAAAATTATGCTGCTTCGGATTATTGGTACTGGATGAGTTTACTTCCCAACCAGCGGAGAAGCAACTGGTTAAGTACAGGAGATGATCCCTGTAAATTAGTGAAGCCAGAAGGCGTCTGGCGCCTACCTACGGATGCCGATTTTGGGAATTTAGCGAATCAAGCGAATACGACTGAGGAGCTGGGATATGACGTGATTGGTGATGCGTCGACCCGATACGTGAAATATAAAAATAAATCTAATACGAATTTCTTGAAATTAAAGTTCGATGGAAAGTATAACTCGTCGCTTTCGGCACTGGAAATGCCCAACTACCTATACCTGTGGACCTCTAGCAAAACATCGAAAACGAATGGGGAAGTCGCCATCTACTTTCGACATGACTTTGGCACGAATAACGGTTATACCTCAACGGTTGCAGATAATTTGAATTATCGTCAATATAATATTCGTTGTGTACGCTAG
- a CDS encoding PKD-like family lipoprotein — protein sequence MQSCQKDLGSYAYYSIDELQINDVDSLYIVNEGEKLIIKPQLSSTMQNKIDPSDYTFEWFIGIESGTQGIAPRFFSNTINLDTVLDLSLGEIEMYLRVTDKKSGIFALKTFKLAMTNQGYEGWLVLNDDDGNARIDMVNVYKGNNRVYTDIINEMGGNFAINGRPIAIVTARTNDVYEGFLNYVLTNEGGYAFNYDNFNSEATYDFKNTLPNTSFNDFSDSRLEAAGPMFEVLHTNGSVFLKPYAYEFRPAINRVNEQTFRASPFVAASDKSYQPICILFNQDNNAFYRYPGTGINCFPLLFPEIDTNQKKLLYMTYTKYNGGEVFAVLQDSITQKVFLARMLLSGQFLSFDEITGESITKAENFAVSPTFGYLFYSVKGRLYEFDFSNKKTYKMLDLSDKQITMLKFPKLHLTGLKDQYMQMQYDLALASHDVKVPRKSGEFSVYTVPSINRPIQLQSSFRGFEKVVDVAYKERF from the coding sequence CTGCAAAGTTGCCAAAAAGATCTAGGCAGCTATGCCTACTATAGCATTGACGAGCTTCAGATTAACGACGTCGATAGCTTATACATTGTGAACGAAGGTGAAAAATTAATCATCAAACCGCAGCTATCCTCTACTATGCAAAACAAAATTGATCCTTCAGATTACACTTTTGAATGGTTCATTGGTATTGAAAGCGGTACGCAGGGCATTGCCCCACGATTTTTTTCGAACACCATCAACTTAGACACCGTATTAGACCTCAGCTTGGGCGAAATTGAAATGTACCTTCGAGTGACAGATAAAAAAAGTGGAATATTTGCACTAAAGACATTTAAGCTTGCAATGACAAACCAGGGGTACGAAGGTTGGTTAGTGCTAAACGATGACGATGGCAACGCACGTATAGACATGGTCAATGTGTATAAGGGAAATAATCGGGTTTATACCGACATCATTAACGAAATGGGAGGAAACTTCGCCATCAATGGTCGTCCCATAGCGATAGTTACAGCAAGAACAAACGATGTTTATGAAGGATTCTTGAATTATGTCCTCACTAATGAAGGTGGATATGCCTTCAATTATGATAATTTCAATAGTGAAGCAACTTACGACTTCAAAAACACGCTCCCAAACACCTCATTTAACGATTTTTCCGACAGCAGACTGGAAGCTGCAGGTCCAATGTTTGAAGTCCTTCACACCAATGGATCGGTTTTCCTAAAACCTTACGCCTACGAATTTCGCCCCGCGATCAATCGAGTCAACGAACAAACCTTTCGAGCCTCACCATTTGTCGCAGCATCCGACAAGTCCTATCAACCCATATGCATCCTCTTTAATCAGGACAACAATGCTTTTTATCGATATCCTGGAACAGGAATCAACTGCTTCCCCTTACTCTTTCCGGAAATAGATACGAATCAGAAAAAACTTCTTTACATGACCTATACAAAGTACAACGGAGGTGAAGTATTCGCTGTACTACAAGACTCGATAACGCAGAAAGTATTTCTGGCGCGCATGTTATTAAGCGGGCAGTTCCTATCCTTCGATGAAATTACCGGAGAATCGATTACAAAGGCAGAGAATTTTGCCGTTAGTCCCACATTTGGCTATTTATTTTACAGCGTAAAAGGTCGATTGTATGAGTTCGATTTCTCCAATAAAAAGACGTATAAAATGCTCGACTTATCAGATAAACAAATAACGATGTTAAAGTTTCCGAAGCTACATTTAACGGGACTTAAAGATCAGTATATGCAAATGCAGTACGATTTGGCACTAGCCTCTCATGATGTAAAAGTCCCAAGAAAAAGCGGCGAATTTTCTGTTTATACGGTACCAAGTATTAATAGGCCAATTCAATTACAATCAAGCTTTCGCGGTTTCGAAAAAGTCGTTGATGTTGCCTACAAAGAGCGATTCTAA
- a CDS encoding MarR family winged helix-turn-helix transcriptional regulator codes for MNYQLIKDVLELVEEFEVSTDSSPHADIESFKQWLVKNTHYNSVDADPNWEGKVNGRSKESIISTLIVHMNRFGKNYSKAAILGSEFTSQEDFIYLINLRAFGKMTKMELIKKNVHEKPIGILIINRLMLKGWIIQEKNDSDKRSKIISITNEGIEALENQMIKIRQATNIVSGDLSEKEKTELIRLLSKLNDFHLPIYEKNIDSSQLLEVGLSSSLKK; via the coding sequence ATGAACTATCAACTTATTAAAGATGTACTTGAACTTGTTGAAGAGTTCGAAGTAAGTACAGATTCTTCTCCCCATGCTGATATTGAAAGTTTTAAACAATGGCTGGTGAAGAATACCCATTACAACTCAGTGGATGCAGATCCCAATTGGGAGGGGAAAGTAAATGGAAGAAGTAAAGAGAGTATCATAAGTACGCTAATTGTACATATGAATAGATTCGGCAAGAATTATTCGAAGGCGGCAATTCTTGGATCAGAATTTACTTCACAAGAGGATTTTATTTATTTGATAAACCTAAGAGCATTTGGAAAAATGACGAAGATGGAACTGATCAAGAAAAATGTTCATGAAAAACCCATCGGTATATTGATTATCAATAGGCTAATGCTTAAAGGTTGGATAATTCAAGAGAAAAATGATTCTGATAAAAGAAGCAAAATTATCAGTATTACGAATGAAGGAATTGAGGCATTGGAAAATCAAATGATTAAGATTCGTCAAGCTACAAATATCGTTAGTGGCGATTTATCCGAAAAAGAGAAAACTGAGCTAATCAGGTTATTGAGTAAATTAAATGATTTCCATCTTCCTATTTACGAAAAAAATATCGATTCAAGTCAACTACTAGAAGTCGGATTAAGTAGCAGCCTAAAAAAATAA
- a CDS encoding phytoene desaturase family protein — translation MRKKIAIIGSGFSGLSAAAYAAKFGCEVHVFEQHSQPGGRARQFSTNQGYVFDMGPSWYWMPDIIESFFTDFEFKAADFYRLESLDPQFEMIFSDDKINIPKDFDDLKSLFEEIESGAGLHLEKFMTSAKFKYEVGMKEFVNKPSYSWLEFASYKIAKSSLKLDLLSNFKDYVGKYFKNDKLRTLMEFPVIFLGASPDKIPALYSLMNYGGYGLGTHYPMGGFYQVVLAMKKVAEIQGAVFHFNHTVEKINVQKDKVTSLMINGELHDFDAVVASSDYHHSESLLPEEFRNYNEEYWKSRTFAPSCLIYYLGISEQITKLKHHTLFFENDLDEHIRSIYKEKKWPEKPLFYACCPSKSDPSVAPKGKENLFLLMPLAININDDEATRERYLKDMLNRLERHTGVSDLISKIEYKKSYCVKDFMADYNAYGGNAYGLANTLKQTAVLKPKIKNKKLNNLFYTGQLTVPGPGVPPAIISGRIVANEIIKLNLKTI, via the coding sequence ATGAGAAAAAAAATAGCCATTATAGGTTCTGGATTTTCTGGTTTATCAGCTGCTGCTTACGCAGCGAAATTTGGATGTGAGGTTCATGTTTTTGAGCAACACAGTCAACCTGGAGGTAGAGCAAGGCAGTTTTCAACGAATCAAGGTTACGTTTTCGACATGGGACCAAGTTGGTATTGGATGCCGGATATCATAGAAAGCTTCTTTACAGATTTTGAATTTAAAGCTGCCGATTTTTATCGTTTAGAATCGTTAGACCCGCAATTCGAAATGATTTTTTCAGATGATAAAATCAATATTCCAAAAGATTTTGATGACTTGAAATCATTATTTGAAGAAATAGAAAGCGGTGCCGGATTGCACTTGGAAAAATTCATGACTTCCGCAAAGTTTAAATACGAAGTCGGCATGAAAGAATTTGTAAATAAACCGTCTTATAGCTGGCTAGAATTTGCTTCTTACAAAATTGCAAAAAGCTCTCTTAAATTGGATTTGCTGTCCAATTTTAAAGACTACGTCGGCAAGTATTTTAAAAACGATAAACTGCGCACGTTGATGGAGTTTCCTGTTATATTCTTGGGGGCTTCACCTGACAAGATACCAGCTTTATATAGCTTAATGAATTATGGAGGCTATGGCTTAGGCACACATTATCCTATGGGTGGTTTTTATCAAGTTGTTTTAGCCATGAAGAAAGTTGCAGAGATACAAGGTGCAGTTTTTCATTTCAATCATACGGTTGAGAAAATAAACGTGCAAAAAGACAAGGTGACCTCCCTCATGATCAACGGAGAGTTACATGATTTTGATGCCGTAGTTGCCTCTTCCGACTATCATCATTCAGAATCGCTTTTGCCAGAAGAATTTCGAAATTATAATGAAGAATATTGGAAATCTCGAACATTTGCTCCCTCCTGTCTGATTTATTATTTGGGGATTAGCGAACAAATAACAAAACTAAAGCACCATACTCTATTTTTCGAAAATGATTTAGATGAGCATATCAGATCAATTTATAAAGAAAAGAAATGGCCTGAAAAACCCCTATTTTATGCATGTTGCCCATCTAAAAGCGATCCAAGTGTTGCTCCAAAAGGTAAAGAGAATTTGTTCCTATTAATGCCTTTAGCGATAAACATCAACGATGATGAAGCTACCAGAGAACGATACTTAAAGGACATGTTGAATCGGTTAGAGCGACATACCGGAGTAAGTGATTTAATCTCAAAAATCGAATATAAAAAAAGCTATTGTGTTAAGGATTTTATGGCAGATTATAATGCGTATGGTGGCAACGCCTACGGATTAGCCAATACGCTCAAACAAACAGCGGTTTTGAAACCTAAAATCAAAAATAAAAAGCTCAACAATTTATTTTACACGGGGCAATTAACTGTCCCTGGTCCTGGCGTACCCCCAGCGATTATTTCCGGAAGAATAGTTGCTAACGAAATTATAAAACTAAATCTCAAAACTATATGA
- a CDS encoding phytoene/squalene synthase family protein, translating into MKQLFDELSYSVSEIITKKYSTSFSLGILALKPSIRPAIYAIYGYVRLADEIVDSFHGYDKEKLLKRLRIETENAINERISINPILNSFQEIVNRYEIDKKLIEQFLHSMEMDLKNIDYSTELFKEYIFGSAEVVGLMCLQVFTEGNKEKYEELKPYAMKLGSAFQKINFLRDLKDDYHILGRTYFPNIDMKVFDNQVKHQIERETEEEFKEALVGIKKLPNSAMFGVYLAYKYYLSLLHKIKRKSSKEILNNRIQVPNSIKAYVAFKSYVRYKTANL; encoded by the coding sequence ATGAAACAATTATTTGATGAACTTTCTTACTCCGTAAGCGAAATAATTACGAAAAAATATAGTACAAGTTTTTCTTTAGGAATCTTAGCGCTAAAACCTAGTATAAGACCAGCTATTTATGCTATTTATGGATATGTTCGTTTAGCAGATGAAATTGTCGACAGCTTCCATGGATACGACAAAGAAAAACTTTTAAAAAGGCTAAGGATAGAGACTGAAAATGCAATAAATGAACGAATATCTATCAATCCTATCTTGAATTCCTTTCAAGAAATTGTAAATCGATATGAAATAGATAAGAAATTGATTGAACAATTTTTACATAGCATGGAAATGGATTTAAAGAACATTGATTACAGCACTGAATTGTTCAAAGAATATATTTTTGGCTCCGCGGAAGTCGTTGGTTTGATGTGCTTACAAGTATTTACTGAAGGAAATAAAGAGAAATATGAAGAACTTAAACCATATGCAATGAAGCTAGGTTCTGCATTTCAAAAGATCAATTTTTTAAGAGATTTAAAGGATGACTATCATATTTTAGGAAGAACCTATTTCCCGAATATTGACATGAAAGTATTTGATAATCAAGTAAAACATCAAATTGAAAGAGAAACCGAAGAGGAATTCAAAGAAGCCTTAGTTGGGATTAAAAAGCTTCCCAATTCCGCGATGTTTGGTGTCTATTTAGCTTATAAATACTATTTATCGCTATTACATAAAATAAAAAGAAAGTCCTCAAAGGAAATTCTCAACAATCGAATACAGGTACCCAATTCAATAAAAGCCTATGTTGCCTTTAAAAGTTATGTAAGATATAAAACAGCTAATCTATAA
- a CDS encoding sterol desaturase family protein, with protein sequence MNLLITLSVFILMEGATWLIHKYIMHGFLWVLHKDHHDHSNKTALEKNDYFFIIFAIPTILLMYFGSLRDYNYLFFIGLGIMLYGMAYFFVHDLFIHQRLKCFSRTNNPYFLALRRAHKQHHKYLTKEDGECFGFLYVPLKYFKFYFINQKK encoded by the coding sequence ATGAATCTATTAATTACATTATCAGTATTTATTTTAATGGAGGGTGCGACTTGGCTGATCCATAAATATATTATGCATGGATTCTTATGGGTACTACACAAAGATCACCATGATCACAGTAATAAAACTGCTCTTGAAAAGAACGATTACTTCTTTATCATTTTTGCTATACCAACCATATTATTGATGTATTTTGGATCTCTTAGAGATTACAACTACTTATTTTTTATTGGCTTAGGAATCATGCTCTACGGAATGGCCTATTTTTTTGTTCACGACCTATTCATACATCAGCGCTTAAAGTGTTTCTCGCGCACAAATAACCCTTATTTTCTTGCCCTTCGTCGCGCTCATAAACAACATCATAAATACTTAACTAAGGAAGATGGTGAATGTTTTGGCTTTCTCTATGTACCGCTCAAATATTTTAAATTCTATTTCATCAATCAGAAAAAATGA
- a CDS encoding lycopene cyclase domain-containing protein: MIAYTYILVLFFTVIICFLASFDKRIRFNEYFRPFILAALITAVPFIAWDIWFTSKGVWWFNKTYTLGFQVAELPIEEWLFFICIPFSCVFTYFCIDKFFKLDWLSGFNNLIAFITVITCSLAALLHYDKIYTLVTALVTLFSIIYLHFVVRVIWIAKASLVYSILMLGFFPVNGILTGTALNAPIVNYNPGDFLGIRIGTIPIEDAVYGYAQFILVLYFFMIFKLKQEKKSTALSK; this comes from the coding sequence ATGATCGCTTACACCTACATACTTGTATTATTTTTTACGGTTATCATCTGTTTCTTAGCGTCCTTCGATAAGAGAATCAGATTCAATGAATACTTTCGTCCATTTATTCTAGCTGCACTAATTACAGCGGTGCCATTTATTGCTTGGGACATTTGGTTTACAAGTAAAGGAGTTTGGTGGTTTAATAAGACTTATACTCTTGGTTTTCAAGTCGCAGAATTACCAATTGAAGAATGGTTATTTTTTATCTGTATTCCTTTTTCCTGCGTATTCACATACTTCTGTATAGACAAATTCTTCAAATTAGACTGGCTATCGGGATTCAACAATTTAATTGCATTCATTACAGTAATTACTTGTTCATTAGCCGCTCTATTGCACTATGATAAAATTTACACTTTAGTAACAGCACTTGTAACCCTATTTAGTATTATCTATCTTCATTTTGTAGTACGTGTAATTTGGATAGCTAAAGCCTCCCTAGTTTATAGCATTCTAATGTTAGGTTTTTTCCCTGTAAATGGCATACTGACAGGAACGGCATTAAACGCTCCGATCGTAAATTATAATCCTGGAGATTTTCTCGGCATACGCATAGGTACTATTCCAATTGAAGATGCAGTTTATGGGTACGCGCAATTTATACTAGTACTCTACTTTTTCATGATATTTAAGTTAAAACAGGAGAAAAAGTCAACGGCACTTTCTAAATAA
- a CDS encoding glycoside hydrolase family 130 protein produces the protein MGIVVNRKNIFFKPKLDRVLARKFVLSQERTIKIVQRVLKMSSAQKVGLITQILRNYAGRHRSILNILERNFLVAESALKVLNIQVQQLSEDDRMLIGSFFTMEYSIEAAAYFNPSIVISPDQSQTLEGEKRIILSFRAVGEGHLSSIVFCSALIDNHNDIHIDAVGTLLDKPKQIKNHIYKKDDFLNKLRELQQADDYFYKIVDVKLTNSFTYDELQRFVREIKAEEDLNHEANILMQQMLWLASSHYEIAYSHDTLISERVIFPISDTEKNGIEDARFVRFVSEKGTVTYYATYTAYDGHSVLPKLLSTKDFVHFKVQPLNGKIVNKGAALFPRKINGSYAMLCRVDGENSYIVFSKSVTDWHSDITLIAEPEFPWEFIQVGNCGSPIETSEGWLVITHSVGPMREYAIGAMLLDLDNPTHVIGKLKRPLLWANEEERNGYVPNVVYSCGQIIHNGELILPYAYSDQESTYATINLKELLSELIESMT, from the coding sequence ATGGGGATTGTTGTAAATCGTAAAAATATATTCTTTAAACCGAAGTTAGATCGTGTCTTGGCGCGAAAGTTTGTCCTGTCTCAAGAGCGCACGATTAAGATCGTTCAGCGCGTTTTGAAGATGAGTTCCGCTCAAAAGGTGGGTTTGATTACGCAAATACTACGAAACTACGCTGGTCGGCATCGGAGCATCTTGAATATTTTAGAACGTAATTTTTTAGTGGCTGAATCGGCATTGAAGGTGTTAAATATTCAAGTGCAGCAGCTTTCAGAAGACGATCGCATGCTGATAGGTTCATTTTTCACCATGGAATATTCTATCGAAGCCGCAGCCTATTTTAACCCTTCAATTGTAATTTCTCCTGACCAATCGCAAACTTTAGAAGGGGAGAAGAGGATTATTTTGAGTTTTCGTGCAGTTGGAGAAGGCCATCTCTCATCTATTGTTTTTTGCTCAGCACTTATCGATAATCATAACGACATTCATATTGACGCCGTAGGGACATTGTTGGATAAGCCTAAGCAAATCAAGAACCACATATATAAGAAAGACGATTTTTTGAATAAACTGCGAGAATTACAACAGGCTGATGACTACTTTTATAAAATCGTTGATGTTAAATTAACAAATAGTTTTACTTATGATGAGCTCCAACGATTTGTAAGGGAGATTAAGGCTGAAGAAGATCTAAATCACGAGGCAAATATTTTAATGCAACAAATGCTTTGGCTTGCTTCATCTCATTACGAGATTGCGTATTCACATGACACTTTAATCTCTGAGCGGGTTATTTTTCCTATAAGCGACACTGAAAAGAATGGAATTGAAGATGCTCGTTTTGTGCGCTTCGTTTCTGAAAAAGGAACTGTGACATACTACGCGACGTACACGGCGTATGATGGACATTCCGTTTTGCCTAAACTCTTATCGACTAAGGATTTTGTTCATTTCAAAGTGCAGCCGCTAAATGGCAAAATAGTAAACAAAGGTGCCGCATTGTTCCCTAGGAAGATTAACGGCAGCTATGCGATGCTTTGTCGTGTTGATGGAGAAAATAGTTATATCGTTTTTTCTAAATCTGTCACGGATTGGCATTCAGATATTACCTTAATTGCTGAACCAGAGTTTCCTTGGGAATTTATTCAAGTAGGTAATTGCGGATCACCTATAGAGACTTCTGAAGGATGGTTGGTTATTACACATTCTGTTGGACCTATGCGTGAGTATGCGATTGGCGCAATGTTGCTCGACTTGGACAATCCAACACACGTTATTGGCAAATTAAAAAGACCTTTGCTCTGGGCAAATGAAGAAGAACGTAATGGATACGTACCGAATGTTGTTTACTCATGTGGCCAGATCATCCACAATGGAGAGTTAATATTACCATACGCATATTCTGATCAGGAATCTACTTACGCGACGATAAACTTAAAGGAACTGTTAAGTGAACTAATTGAATCGATGACCTAA
- a CDS encoding glycosyltransferase, translating to MPRKCGIATFSHDLYKSLAAQGVDVSILAVSNGTEKSFPKEVKYKFLFDLPSEYLRAAEWIATQNYDCCILQHEFGLFAGEAGKYILDLLRKIQIPVISNLHTVLENPSASEREVIENCSKLSTLITVMTTRAVNVLLQNYGIPKAKVRHIPHGVPDFQISAEDAREVLGLEGKIVMLSFGLLGRSKGYEVAIDAVSQIKEENFIYIILGTTHPNVYLQEGDSYKQELIQRAASHKLTGKVRFVDKFASDTLLQTYLKACDIYVTPYPDANQMSSGTLSFALGAGAAVISTPYAYAKDLLAQGRGCFFDFNDSDGLAYCIKSLINNSLLMNSYRNKALVYGKKMSWSNVGKQQLMLVKEVVAGTNSLSQMPRKNRIRKTIVLANVQNRSRIGS from the coding sequence TTGCCGCGAAAATGTGGTATCGCCACCTTTAGTCATGATTTATACAAGTCTTTGGCCGCTCAAGGTGTAGATGTTAGTATTTTAGCAGTTTCGAATGGTACGGAAAAGAGTTTTCCAAAAGAAGTCAAATATAAGTTTTTATTTGATCTTCCGAGTGAATACTTACGAGCGGCAGAATGGATTGCTACTCAGAATTATGATTGTTGTATATTACAACACGAGTTTGGGTTATTCGCTGGAGAAGCGGGCAAATATATTCTCGATCTACTCAGAAAAATTCAAATTCCCGTGATTTCTAATCTACATACCGTATTGGAGAACCCTAGTGCTTCTGAACGTGAAGTAATTGAAAATTGCTCAAAATTATCTACTCTTATCACTGTAATGACAACACGTGCCGTTAATGTCTTGTTGCAAAACTACGGTATTCCCAAAGCGAAAGTTCGACACATTCCGCACGGCGTTCCGGACTTCCAAATAAGTGCAGAAGATGCTAGAGAAGTGCTGGGCCTCGAAGGCAAAATTGTAATGCTGTCCTTTGGCCTACTTGGAAGAAGTAAAGGTTATGAAGTGGCTATCGACGCAGTGTCTCAGATAAAAGAAGAAAATTTCATATATATCATATTGGGTACAACACATCCAAATGTATATCTGCAAGAGGGTGATTCCTATAAACAAGAATTAATACAACGTGCTGCAAGTCACAAGCTAACTGGCAAAGTGCGCTTCGTAGACAAATTTGCCAGTGATACTTTGTTGCAAACTTACTTAAAGGCATGTGATATTTACGTAACTCCTTACCCAGATGCGAATCAAATGAGCAGTGGAACACTTTCCTTTGCCTTAGGTGCAGGTGCGGCCGTCATTTCAACCCCTTATGCTTATGCTAAAGATTTGCTAGCGCAAGGACGCGGATGCTTCTTTGATTTCAATGATTCCGATGGTCTTGCCTACTGTATAAAAAGCTTAATTAACAACTCATTGCTGATGAATAGCTACCGTAACAAGGCATTAGTTTACGGCAAAAAGATGTCATGGTCCAATGTGGGAAAACAGCAATTGATGCTAGTTAAAGAAGTTGTCGCAGGAACAAATTCGCTGTCTCAAATGCCTCGCAAAAATCGAATCAGAAAAACTATAGTACTAGCAAACGTTCAAAATAGGAGTCGAATTGGAAGTTAA